The Fimbriimonadales bacterium genome contains a region encoding:
- a CDS encoding proteasome accessory factor PafA2 family protein has protein sequence MSLFGIETEYGLSVEGHTAAEQMEDSSAFVSSFPFHAYEGWDYSNETPRNDIRGFSVERLESDPLDAQWDVGRPRFPEKESPNNRVLVNGARFYNDHGHPEYATPECRRIADLVAHDLAGERLVRETAKAYEKRIGKKVRVFKNNSDYHGASYGTHENYLVPRSISFEKLLKGLLPLLITRPILVGAGKVGSEVGRPCKYQISQRAEFLHELANVETLYRRPIFNTRDEPHADAKKWLRLHVICGDANRMPWSTAMKVGMTRIALELLNIGECPEWQICQPTRTAEMLSKDETLKWQVELENNSWTTGLDILESYLAAGERFLRGRDAETDWILSEWRLALLDCSTDPMHLADRVDWVAKLKMFQEYAASNGWNHHTMQSLELEYHDIDPSVSLFSTLEKMGRVQKILDENRILDSMTTPPGDTRAFLRGDLVKKFRDKIASLGWKNATLRIGDEIRTIELPVEWKNGANLVSANDIQEWLRFLE, from the coding sequence TTGAGCCTCTTTGGAATCGAAACCGAATACGGTCTTTCTGTAGAAGGACACACTGCTGCCGAACAAATGGAAGATTCCTCGGCGTTCGTCTCCTCGTTTCCATTCCATGCATATGAAGGGTGGGATTATTCGAACGAAACTCCACGTAACGACATCCGTGGATTCAGTGTCGAACGCTTGGAAAGCGACCCTTTAGACGCGCAGTGGGATGTGGGCAGACCGCGTTTTCCAGAAAAAGAGTCGCCGAACAATAGAGTTCTCGTAAACGGAGCGCGTTTTTACAACGACCATGGACATCCCGAATACGCGACACCAGAATGTCGGCGCATCGCAGATTTGGTCGCTCACGATTTAGCAGGAGAGCGTCTCGTTCGAGAAACAGCAAAAGCATACGAAAAACGAATCGGGAAAAAGGTGCGTGTCTTCAAAAATAATTCCGATTATCACGGTGCATCGTACGGAACGCATGAAAATTATCTCGTTCCTCGCTCGATTTCTTTCGAGAAACTTCTAAAAGGTCTTTTGCCGTTGCTCATAACGCGGCCGATCCTCGTCGGCGCGGGAAAAGTCGGAAGCGAGGTGGGGCGTCCTTGCAAATATCAAATTAGCCAACGAGCGGAATTCCTTCACGAACTCGCCAATGTAGAAACCCTCTATCGTCGCCCGATTTTCAACACCCGTGACGAGCCTCATGCGGATGCGAAAAAGTGGTTGCGCCTACATGTTATTTGCGGTGATGCCAATCGAATGCCGTGGTCTACTGCGATGAAAGTCGGAATGACTCGCATCGCACTCGAATTGTTGAACATAGGGGAATGCCCGGAATGGCAAATATGTCAACCGACTCGTACTGCAGAGATGCTGAGCAAAGACGAAACTCTGAAATGGCAAGTGGAATTAGAAAATAATTCATGGACGACAGGCCTCGACATTTTGGAATCCTATCTCGCTGCGGGTGAACGCTTCCTTCGAGGTCGCGATGCAGAAACGGACTGGATTTTGAGTGAATGGCGTTTGGCACTGCTCGATTGCAGCACAGACCCGATGCATCTTGCGGATAGAGTCGATTGGGTCGCAAAACTAAAGATGTTTCAGGAATATGCAGCGTCGAATGGTTGGAATCACCACACGATGCAATCCCTCGAACTGGAATATCACGATATAGACCCTTCAGTTAGTTTGTTTTCCACTCTGGAAAAAATGGGGCGAGTGCAGAAAATTCTTGACGAGAATCGAATTCTCGATTCCATGACGACCCCCCCTGGAGATACCAGAGCGTTCTTGCGAGGAGATTTGGTGAAAAAATTTCGAGACAAAATCGCAAGCCTAGGGTGGAAAAACGCAACTCTCCGCATTGGAGACGAAATCCGTACCATCGAACTACCCGTCGAATGGAAGAATGGAGCGAATCTCGTCTCGGCGAACGACATCCAAGAATGGCTCCGCTTTCTCGAATGA
- a CDS encoding KpsF/GutQ family sugar-phosphate isomerase produces MLEEIRATLKQEAQEILKLAERLDERFETAACWILACKGRIVTAGVGKAGDIAKKASSTFSSTGTPSFYLHASDALHGDLGMVTNQDLALLYSNSGETEEILLLIPALRQMGVKKILITGKPESTAAQNCELVLDVSVEREACPHNLAPTTSTTAMLAISDALALAVMNARKFTKDDYALIHPSGTLGKRLLLRVRDTMRKGEDIALVRENLPFLEVLRAITRAGAGAAIVVDDELHLLGLITDGDVRRHLQQFGEKAFELSAKDMMTKNPFTIDADALAVEAIEHFENLPRKIGEIPVLEEGRVVGIVMLKDLIRLGLR; encoded by the coding sequence ATGCTCGAAGAAATCCGCGCAACGCTAAAACAGGAAGCGCAAGAAATTTTGAAACTCGCCGAGCGTTTAGACGAGCGCTTCGAAACCGCCGCATGTTGGATACTCGCTTGTAAGGGTCGAATCGTTACGGCAGGTGTGGGAAAAGCGGGAGACATCGCCAAAAAAGCGAGCAGCACTTTCAGCAGCACGGGTACACCGAGTTTTTATTTGCACGCTTCGGACGCTTTGCACGGCGATTTGGGAATGGTTACGAACCAAGACTTAGCCTTGCTTTATAGCAACAGTGGTGAAACGGAAGAGATACTGCTCCTCATTCCTGCGCTTCGTCAAATGGGAGTGAAAAAGATTCTCATAACAGGAAAGCCCGAAAGTACTGCTGCGCAAAATTGTGAACTCGTTTTAGATGTTTCCGTCGAACGTGAAGCATGTCCGCATAATCTCGCTCCCACTACGAGCACCACTGCTATGCTTGCAATTTCTGATGCTCTCGCTCTCGCTGTAATGAACGCAAGAAAATTCACCAAAGACGACTATGCACTCATCCATCCGAGCGGAACATTAGGAAAAAGACTATTACTTCGAGTGCGTGATACGATGCGAAAAGGAGAAGACATCGCGCTCGTTCGTGAAAACCTTCCCTTTTTGGAAGTTCTTCGTGCTATCACACGCGCAGGAGCAGGTGCAGCCATCGTCGTCGATGATGAATTGCACCTTCTCGGGTTAATTACGGATGGCGATGTTCGCCGTCATCTCCAACAATTCGGTGAAAAAGCATTCGAACTCAGCGCAAAGGATATGATGACGAAAAATCCTTTCACGATTGACGCCGATGCTTTAGCAGTAGAAGCAATCGAGCATTTCGAAAATCTGCCTCGCAAAATCGGTGAGATTCCTGTGCTCGAAGAGGGACGCGTCGTCGGAATCGTGATGCTCAAAGATTTAATTCGTTTAGGATTGCGATGA
- a CDS encoding Sapep family Mn(2+)-dependent dipeptidase, whose amino-acid sequence MAISQESSIERPTEVLRAQEWLEQHEKELIEDTRAILRIPSVEGEASPNAPFGKDVRRALDFVLELGNKWGMRTRDVEGYAGHAEWGEEKPVVMGIGHLDVVPVGSGWKHEPFGAEIDGGYIYARGAADDKGPTMAAFYALRALKETNAHVPARLRMVFGCDEESGFLCVKRYFEVEEPPTLGFAPDADWPLIHAEKGIVNITLEIPKPKGSLSLISLSGGSRPNVVPDYAEMELELSRELMKEALEKISDYWDKNVSVKVEGSRVIAKAVGKAAHGSMPFSGDSALTRLLRFALELAPPEQQKEYSNLLYLTHPSGVGLGIHGRDAVSEDLTTNIGIVTNEGDRLRIVANVRYPVTWSGEQLKEKCERFLHENFPEAKIVAFDDNPPLYFPLEKEPVKTICDVVRLETGEDKAPGVMGGGTYARAVPNTVSVGAGWEGDGPAHEHDERIKIEHLLKMAKIYCHIFYALAHRAAK is encoded by the coding sequence ATGGCAATTTCTCAAGAGAGTTCTATAGAACGCCCCACAGAAGTTTTACGCGCGCAAGAGTGGTTAGAGCAACACGAAAAAGAGCTTATCGAAGACACGAGAGCCATTCTTCGCATTCCCAGTGTAGAGGGCGAGGCATCCCCGAATGCACCTTTCGGGAAAGACGTTCGCCGTGCGCTCGATTTCGTGCTTGAGTTGGGAAACAAATGGGGCATGCGTACGAGAGACGTAGAAGGGTACGCAGGGCATGCGGAATGGGGTGAAGAGAAACCGGTCGTGATGGGAATCGGGCACTTGGATGTAGTGCCGGTGGGCAGTGGTTGGAAACACGAACCCTTCGGTGCGGAAATAGACGGCGGTTACATCTATGCAAGAGGGGCTGCAGATGACAAAGGACCGACGATGGCGGCATTTTACGCTCTTAGAGCGCTGAAAGAAACGAATGCGCATGTGCCCGCTCGCTTGAGGATGGTCTTCGGATGCGATGAAGAAAGTGGCTTTTTGTGTGTAAAGCGATATTTCGAAGTAGAAGAACCGCCGACATTGGGTTTCGCCCCCGATGCGGATTGGCCTTTGATTCACGCGGAGAAGGGAATCGTAAATATCACATTGGAAATCCCAAAACCGAAAGGTTCTCTTTCGTTGATCTCTCTATCCGGTGGTAGCAGACCGAATGTAGTCCCCGATTATGCGGAAATGGAATTGGAACTTTCGCGAGAGTTGATGAAAGAGGCGTTGGAGAAGATCAGCGACTACTGGGACAAAAACGTGAGCGTGAAGGTAGAAGGTTCGCGTGTGATTGCTAAAGCGGTAGGCAAGGCTGCCCACGGGAGCATGCCCTTTTCGGGTGACAGTGCATTAACGCGATTATTGCGCTTCGCACTGGAATTAGCCCCCCCTGAACAACAAAAAGAGTATTCGAATTTGCTTTATTTGACGCATCCTTCTGGTGTCGGACTCGGCATTCACGGAAGGGACGCAGTATCGGAAGACTTGACAACGAATATCGGAATCGTAACGAACGAAGGAGATCGCTTGCGCATCGTTGCCAATGTTCGTTATCCCGTAACTTGGAGTGGAGAGCAACTCAAAGAAAAATGTGAACGGTTTTTACACGAGAACTTTCCAGAAGCGAAAATCGTGGCATTCGACGATAATCCACCTTTGTATTTTCCGCTTGAGAAAGAGCCGGTTAAAACGATTTGCGATGTGGTGCGATTAGAGACCGGCGAAGACAAGGCACCTGGAGTGATGGGTGGAGGAACTTATGCGCGCGCTGTTCCGAATACGGTGAGTGTAGGAGCGGGATGGGAAGGCGATGGACCTGCACACGAACACGACGAGCGAATCAAAATCGAGCATCTTTTGAAGATGGCAAAAATTTATTGCCATATTTTTTATGCATTGGCTCATCGTGCAGCGAAGTAG